In Fusobacterium hwasookii, a single window of DNA contains:
- a CDS encoding type B 50S ribosomal protein L31: MKKGIHPEFNVVVFEDMAGNQFLTRSTKLPKETTTFEGKEYPVIKVAVSSKSHPFYTGEQRFVDTAGRVDKFNKKFNLGKK; encoded by the coding sequence ATGAAAAAAGGAATACATCCTGAATTCAATGTTGTTGTTTTTGAAGATATGGCAGGAAACCAATTCTTAACTAGATCTACAAAATTACCAAAAGAAACTACAACTTTTGAAGGAAAAGAATATCCAGTAATAAAAGTAGCAGTTAGCTCAAAATCACACCCATTCTATACTGGAGAACAAAGATTTGTTGATACTGCTGGAAGAGTTGACAAATTTAATAAGAAATTCAACTTGGGTAAAAAATAA
- the upp gene encoding uracil phosphoribosyltransferase — protein sequence MSVIEINHPLIEHKMTILRSVDTDTKSFRENLNEIAKLMTYEATKNLKLEVTEVTTPLMKTQAYTLQDKVALVPILRAGLGMVDGILDLIPTAKVGHIGVYRNEETLEPVYYYCKLPTDIASRKVILVDPMLATGGSAVYAIDYLKEQGVTDIIFMCLVAAPDGIAKLLNKHPDVPIYTAKIDQGLNENGYIYPGLGDCGDRIFGTK from the coding sequence ATGTCAGTAATTGAAATTAATCACCCACTTATTGAGCATAAGATGACTATTCTTAGAAGTGTAGATACAGACACAAAATCATTTAGAGAAAATTTAAATGAAATAGCAAAACTTATGACTTATGAAGCAACAAAAAATTTGAAATTAGAGGTAACAGAAGTAACTACACCATTAATGAAAACACAAGCTTACACACTACAAGATAAGGTTGCACTAGTTCCTATATTAAGAGCAGGACTTGGAATGGTTGATGGGATACTTGATTTAATTCCTACTGCCAAAGTTGGACATATAGGAGTTTATAGAAATGAAGAAACTCTTGAACCAGTTTATTATTATTGTAAATTACCAACTGATATAGCCTCAAGAAAAGTTATACTAGTTGACCCTATGTTAGCAACAGGTGGTTCAGCAGTATATGCTATTGATTATTTAAAAGAACAAGGAGTAACAGACATAATATTTATGTGTTTAGTTGCTGCTCCAGATGGAATAGCTAAACTATTAAATAAACATCCAGATGTACCTATTTATACAGCTAAAATAGATCAAGGTCTAAATGAAAATGGATATATCTATCCAGGACTTGGAGACTGTGGAGATAGGATATTTGGAACAAAATAA
- a CDS encoding esterase/lipase family protein, translating to MKKFFKILFFIILLSILILWLMKVFLLTHKYQVKYYNEDKIEKDIVITFNGIYGYEKQLRFIDEKLAEDGYTVVNIQYPTVNDNIVEMTQKYIAPNIEEQVKKLNEINLERKAKNLPELKIHFVVHSMGTCLLRYYLKENKLDSLGKVVLITPPSHGSQLSDNPIADLIPYFIGPAVKDMKTDENSFVNQLGNPNYPCYILIGDSSNNFLFSMFIKGEDDGMVPLATAGLEGASLKTIKNTTHTSILEKQETVDEILKFLKD from the coding sequence ATGAAGAAATTTTTTAAAATTTTATTTTTTATTATATTATTATCAATACTTATATTATGGTTAATGAAAGTTTTTCTATTGACTCATAAATATCAAGTAAAATATTATAATGAAGATAAAATAGAAAAGGATATAGTTATAACTTTCAATGGTATCTATGGTTATGAAAAGCAGTTAAGATTTATAGATGAAAAATTAGCAGAAGATGGCTATACTGTTGTAAATATACAATATCCTACAGTTAATGACAATATAGTAGAGATGACTCAAAAATACATAGCTCCAAATATTGAAGAACAAGTAAAAAAGCTTAATGAAATTAATTTAGAAAGAAAAGCTAAAAATCTTCCTGAATTAAAGATACATTTTGTTGTTCATTCTATGGGAACTTGTCTGCTAAGATATTACTTAAAAGAGAATAAATTAGATAGTTTAGGAAAGGTTGTTCTAATTACACCTCCTTCACATGGAAGTCAATTGTCAGATAATCCTATTGCTGATTTAATACCATATTTTATAGGTCCTGCTGTTAAAGATATGAAAACTGATGAAAATAGTTTTGTTAACCAATTGGGGAATCCAAACTATCCTTGCTATATTTTGATAGGAGATAGTTCAAATAATTTTCTTTTCTCTATGTTTATAAAGGGGGAAGATGATGGAATGGTCCCTTTAGCAACTGCTGGACTAGAAGGAGCTTCTCTGAAAACTATTAAAAATACTACTCATACAAGTATTTTAGAAAAACAAGAAACAGTTGATGAGATTTTAAAATTTTTAAAAGATTAA
- a CDS encoding 2-hydroxyacid dehydrogenase, with amino-acid sequence MKVLFYGVREVEVPLFHEQNKRFGFDLELIPDYLNSKETAEKAKGFECVVLRGNCFATKEVLDMYKEYGVKYLFTRTVGTNHIDVKYAKELGFKLAYVPFYSPNAIAELAVSLAMSLLRHLPYTAEKFNKKDFTVDAKMFSREIRNCTVGVVGLGRIGFTAAKLFKGLGANVIGYDMFPKTGVEDIVTQVSMDELVAKSDIITLHAPFIKENGKIVTKEFLSKMKENSILINTARGELMDLEAVVNALESGHLAAAGIDTIEGEVNYFFKNFSNDEAKFKLEYPLFNKLIELYPRVLVTPHVGSYTDEAASNMIETSLENLKEYLDTGACKNDIKA; translated from the coding sequence ATGAAAGTTTTATTTTATGGTGTAAGAGAAGTTGAAGTACCTTTATTTCATGAACAAAATAAGAGATTTGGATTTGATTTAGAATTAATTCCTGATTATCTTAACAGTAAAGAAACTGCTGAAAAAGCAAAAGGATTTGAATGTGTAGTTCTTCGTGGAAACTGTTTTGCAACAAAAGAAGTATTAGATATGTATAAAGAATATGGAGTTAAATATTTATTCACTAGAACAGTTGGAACTAACCACATTGATGTAAAATATGCTAAAGAATTAGGATTCAAATTAGCTTATGTTCCTTTCTATTCTCCAAATGCAATAGCTGAATTAGCTGTTTCATTAGCAATGTCTTTATTAAGACACTTACCTTATACTGCTGAAAAATTCAATAAAAAGGATTTCACAGTTGATGCAAAAATGTTCTCAAGAGAAATTAGAAATTGTACTGTTGGTGTAGTTGGACTAGGAAGAATTGGATTCACTGCCGCTAAATTATTTAAAGGTTTAGGAGCAAATGTTATAGGATACGATATGTTCCCTAAAACAGGTGTTGAAGATATAGTTACACAAGTTTCTATGGATGAATTAGTAGCTAAAAGTGATATCATAACTTTACATGCTCCATTCATAAAAGAAAATGGAAAAATTGTTACTAAAGAATTTTTAAGTAAAATGAAAGAAAACTCTATCTTAATTAATACTGCAAGAGGAGAATTAATGGATTTAGAAGCTGTTGTTAATGCTCTTGAAAGTGGACACCTTGCAGCTGCTGGTATAGATACTATTGAAGGAGAAGTTAACTACTTCTTTAAAAACTTCTCAAATGATGAAGCTAAATTTAAATTAGAATATCCTTTATTCAATAAATTAATAGAATTATATCCAAGAGTCTTAGTAACTCCACATGTTGGATCTTACACTGATGAAGCTGCTTCAAACATGATAGAAACTTCATTAGAAAACTTAAAAGAATACTTAGATACTGGTGCTTGTAAAAACGATATAAAAGCATAG
- a CDS encoding Glu/Leu/Phe/Val family dehydrogenase — MSKETLNPLASGQQQVKKACDALGLDPAVYELLKEPQRIIEITIPVRMDDGSIKTFKGYRSAHNDAVGPFKGGIRFHQNVNADEVKALSLWMSIKCQVTGIPYGGGKGGITVDPSELSQRELEQLSRGWVRGLWKYLGEKVDVPAPDVNTNGQIMAWMQDEYNKLSGEQTIGVFTGKPLSYGGSQGRNEATGFGVAVTMREAFKALGKDLKGATVAVQGFGNVGKYSVKNIMKLGGKVVAVAEFEKGKGAFAVYKEAGFTFEELEAAKAAGSLTKVAGAKEISMDEFWALNVEAIAPCALENAITNHEAELIKAGIICEGANGPITPEADEVLYKKGIVVTADVLTNAGGVTVSYFEWVQNIYGYYWTEKEVEEKEERAMVDAFTPIWALKKEFDGKGQPISFRQATYMKSIKRIAEAMKIRGWY; from the coding sequence ATGAGTAAAGAAACTTTAAACCCACTAGCAAGCGGACAACAACAAGTTAAAAAAGCATGTGATGCTTTAGGATTGGATCCAGCAGTATACGAATTATTAAAGGAACCTCAAAGAATAATAGAAATTACTATTCCTGTAAGAATGGATGATGGATCTATAAAAACATTTAAAGGATATAGATCAGCTCACAATGATGCAGTAGGACCTTTCAAAGGAGGAATCAGATTCCACCAAAATGTTAATGCTGATGAAGTAAAAGCTCTTTCTTTATGGATGAGTATTAAATGTCAAGTTACTGGAATCCCTTATGGAGGAGGAAAAGGTGGAATTACTGTTGACCCTTCTGAATTATCTCAAAGAGAATTAGAACAATTATCAAGAGGATGGGTAAGAGGATTATGGAAATACTTAGGTGAAAAAGTAGATGTTCCTGCTCCAGATGTAAATACAAATGGACAAATTATGGCTTGGATGCAAGATGAATATAATAAATTATCTGGTGAACAAACTATAGGAGTATTCACTGGAAAACCTTTATCTTATGGAGGATCTCAAGGAAGAAATGAAGCAACTGGATTTGGTGTTGCTGTAACTATGAGAGAAGCTTTCAAAGCATTAGGAAAAGACCTTAAAGGTGCAACAGTTGCAGTTCAAGGATTTGGAAATGTTGGAAAATATTCTGTAAAAAATATAATGAAATTAGGTGGAAAAGTTGTAGCAGTTGCTGAATTTGAAAAAGGAAAAGGAGCATTTGCAGTATATAAAGAAGCTGGATTTACATTTGAAGAATTAGAAGCTGCAAAAGCTGCTGGAAGCTTAACAAAAGTTGCTGGAGCAAAAGAAATATCTATGGATGAATTCTGGGCTCTAAATGTTGAAGCTATCGCTCCATGTGCATTAGAAAATGCTATTACTAACCATGAAGCTGAATTAATAAAAGCTGGAATCATTTGTGAAGGAGCAAACGGACCAATAACTCCAGAAGCTGATGAAGTTCTTTATAAAAAAGGTATAGTAGTTACTGCTGATGTTTTAACAAATGCTGGAGGAGTTACAGTATCTTACTTTGAATGGGTTCAAAATATCTATGGATATTACTGGACTGAAAAAGAAGTTGAAGAAAAAGAAGAAAGAGCAATGGTAGATGCATTCACACCTATATGGGCATTAAAGAAAGAATTTGATGGAAAAGGACAACCTATTTCTTTCAGACAAGCTACTTATATGAAATCTATTAAGAGAATTGCTGAAGCTATGAAAATTAGAGGATGGTACTAA
- the lgt gene encoding prolipoprotein diacylglyceryl transferase, with translation MNPVFLKIGPIELHYYGLMYAIAFFVGISLGKKIAKERNFDLDLVENYAFVAIISGLLGGRIYYVLFNLPFYLQNPSEILAIWHGGMAIHGGILGGIVGTLIFAKIKKINPLILGDFAAGPFILGQAIGRIGNFMNGEVHGVPTFTPLSVIFNLKPKFYEWYTYYQSLSVSDKANYPELVPWGVVFPTSSPAGSEFPNLALHPAMLYELVLNLIGFFIIWFILRKKENKAPGYLWWWYIIIYSINRVIVSFFRVEDLMFFNFRAPHVISIILIAVSLFFLKKDNKKIF, from the coding sequence ATGAATCCAGTATTTTTAAAAATAGGTCCTATTGAATTACACTATTATGGACTTATGTATGCAATAGCGTTTTTTGTTGGTATTAGTCTTGGAAAAAAGATTGCAAAAGAAAGGAATTTTGACCTTGATTTAGTTGAAAATTATGCTTTTGTTGCTATTATTTCAGGACTTTTAGGTGGAAGAATTTATTATGTTCTATTTAACCTTCCTTTTTATTTACAAAATCCTTCTGAAATATTAGCTATTTGGCATGGTGGAATGGCAATACATGGGGGTATATTAGGAGGAATTGTTGGAACACTTATTTTTGCAAAGATAAAGAAAATAAATCCTTTGATTTTAGGAGATTTTGCAGCTGGTCCATTTATTTTGGGACAAGCCATTGGTAGAATAGGAAATTTTATGAATGGAGAAGTTCATGGAGTTCCAACTTTCACACCACTTTCTGTAATATTTAATTTAAAGCCTAAATTTTATGAGTGGTATACTTATTATCAATCATTATCTGTTTCAGATAAGGCAAATTATCCTGAGCTTGTTCCTTGGGGAGTTGTATTTCCTACTTCATCTCCAGCTGGAAGTGAATTTCCTAACTTAGCATTACATCCAGCTATGTTGTATGAGTTGGTATTAAATCTTATAGGTTTCTTTATAATTTGGTTTATTTTAAGAAAGAAAGAAAATAAAGCACCTGGTTATTTATGGTGGTGGTATATAATAATCTATTCTATAAACAGAGTTATAGTTAGTTTTTTTAGAGTTGAAGATTTAATGTTCTTTAATTTTAGAGCACCTCATGTAATCAGTATTATCTTAATTGCTGTTTCACTTTTCTTCTTAAAGAAAGATAACAAAAAAATATTTTAA
- a CDS encoding DUF368 domain-containing protein, which yields MILLFLKSIIIGIANIIPGVSGGTLAVMLNVYDPITEKIGNFFSVDRKTRISYFFYLLVVLVGAATGIFLFANIIKYSITNYPRITVTVFTLLILPSIPYIVKGLDYKKKKNILAFCCGAIIMITFIFLGLKYGDKTTGAVTIQLVKGVCFTRGYLLKLLFCGIIAAGAMIIPGISGSLLLMMLGEYYNVVYLISSLASSIREKSFTIFSPLIMLALGIGIGLVAFSKAINYLLKNHREVTLFFIEGIITFSIIQMWLSI from the coding sequence ATGATATTACTTTTTTTAAAATCAATCATTATTGGTATTGCTAATATAATCCCTGGAGTTTCTGGTGGTACATTGGCTGTTATGTTAAATGTGTATGACCCTATTACTGAAAAAATAGGAAATTTTTTCTCAGTTGATAGAAAAACTAGAATTTCTTATTTTTTCTATTTACTTGTGGTTTTAGTTGGAGCAGCAACTGGAATTTTCCTTTTTGCTAATATTATAAAATATTCTATAACTAACTATCCTAGAATTACAGTAACTGTATTTACTTTGCTTATCTTACCATCTATACCTTATATAGTAAAAGGTTTAGATTATAAGAAAAAGAAAAATATATTGGCTTTCTGTTGTGGGGCTATAATTATGATAACTTTTATATTCTTAGGGTTAAAATATGGAGACAAAACAACAGGTGCAGTTACAATACAATTAGTTAAGGGAGTATGTTTTACAAGAGGATATTTACTAAAATTACTTTTCTGTGGAATTATTGCAGCAGGAGCTATGATTATACCAGGTATTTCAGGTTCACTACTACTTATGATGTTAGGTGAATACTATAATGTTGTATATTTAATTTCCTCTCTTGCTTCATCTATAAGAGAAAAATCTTTTACAATTTTTAGCCCTTTAATAATGTTAGCTTTGGGTATAGGAATAGGTTTAGTTGCTTTTTCAAAAGCAATAAACTATTTACTAAAAAATCATAGAGAAGTTACATTATTTTTTATAGAAGGTATTATTACTTTCTCTATTATCCAAATGTGGTTAAGTATATAA
- a CDS encoding alanine racemase translates to MNTSFYVSLDKNALYHNIEYLREYKQKELLPVIKANAYGHNSLLIAKALYDFNIKTWAVARFSEAITIIEHMMNNFSINDFKILVFESLDDDYSFLEKYPEICPTINSIKDLKNALANNISIDRLSLKIDFGFGRNGIKAEEVDELKNLIKFNSLKFLGIFSHLFSATYTDGLEVIKKFTEVVNKLGRDNFEMVHLQNAAGIYNYDVEVVTHIRTGMLTYGLQEAGFYDLDLKPVFTGLIGYVDSVRYVNELDYVAYEDLSSISPKTKKIAKIKIGYGDGFQKVNNKTTCLIKKKEYVISQVTMDNTFIEVDDRVNVGDKVHLYHRPNEMKMRTGLSMLETLIAISPLRVKRIFEGEEN, encoded by the coding sequence ATGAATACTTCTTTTTATGTTTCACTAGATAAAAATGCTTTATATCATAATATTGAATATTTAAGAGAATATAAGCAAAAGGAATTATTGCCTGTTATAAAAGCTAATGCTTATGGACATAACTCCCTTCTAATTGCAAAAGCTCTGTATGATTTCAATATTAAAACTTGGGCAGTGGCAAGATTTTCTGAGGCTATAACTATTATAGAACATATGATGAATAACTTTTCTATAAATGATTTCAAAATATTAGTTTTTGAGTCACTTGATGATGATTATTCTTTTCTTGAAAAATATCCTGAAATTTGCCCTACTATCAATAGCATTAAAGATTTAAAAAATGCTTTAGCTAATAATATCTCAATAGATAGATTGTCTTTAAAAATTGATTTTGGCTTTGGTAGAAATGGAATTAAAGCAGAAGAAGTTGATGAATTAAAAAATCTTATTAAATTTAATAGTTTAAAGTTTTTAGGTATTTTTTCTCACCTATTTTCTGCAACATATACTGATGGCTTAGAAGTTATAAAAAAATTTACAGAAGTTGTAAATAAATTGGGTAGAGATAATTTTGAAATGGTACATCTTCAAAATGCAGCAGGAATTTATAATTATGATGTTGAAGTTGTTACACATATAAGAACAGGAATGTTAACTTATGGTTTACAAGAAGCTGGTTTCTATGACCTTGATTTAAAACCTGTTTTTACTGGACTTATTGGTTATGTAGACTCTGTTAGATATGTTAATGAATTAGATTATGTTGCCTATGAAGATTTAAGTTCTATAAGTCCTAAAACTAAAAAAATTGCAAAAATTAAAATTGGTTATGGTGATGGTTTTCAAAAAGTTAATAACAAAACTACTTGTCTTATAAAAAAGAAAGAATATGTAATTTCACAAGTTACTATGGACAATACTTTTATTGAAGTTGATGATAGAGTCAATGTTGGGGATAAAGTTCATTTATACCATAGACCTAATGAAATGAAAATGAGAACAGGATTAAGTATGTTAGAAACTTTAATAGCTATATCGCCACTTAGAGTTAAAAGAATTTTTGAAGGAGAAGAGAATTAA
- a CDS encoding helix-turn-helix transcriptional regulator — protein MKDIRLLELYDRLLKNEDIDIKKYAEENKVNIRTAERDIKTIRNFLAKKNKTELIHNSKKKKYQLTYTEDSINLTKSEILAISKILLASRAFLKDEISLIIDKIVKQCSSEDDLELIQNLLKNEKFHYIELQHKKSFINNIWDLGQAIKNKKKIEISYKKMDGKIVKRIIDPVGLMFSEFYFYLLAHIENIDKEKHFDNKDDEYPTIYRVDRIEDFDVLNKKFIPTLYTNRFQEGKFRKQVQFMTGGRLRTIKFIYKGTSIEALLDKIPTAKVLEANKDTYLISAQVFGNGIDRWILSQGKDIEVIEDN, from the coding sequence ATGAAAGATATAAGGCTTCTTGAATTATATGATAGACTGCTAAAAAATGAAGATATAGACATTAAAAAATATGCTGAAGAAAATAAAGTTAATATTAGAACAGCTGAAAGGGATATTAAAACTATTCGTAATTTTTTAGCTAAAAAAAATAAAACAGAGCTTATACATAATTCAAAAAAGAAAAAGTATCAATTAACTTACACAGAAGACAGTATAAATTTAACTAAAAGTGAAATTTTAGCTATCTCAAAAATACTTTTAGCTAGCAGAGCGTTTTTAAAAGATGAAATTTCTTTAATTATAGATAAAATTGTAAAACAATGTAGTTCAGAAGATGATTTAGAGTTAATACAAAATTTATTAAAGAATGAAAAGTTTCATTACATTGAGTTACAACATAAAAAGTCTTTTATCAATAATATTTGGGACTTAGGACAAGCTATTAAAAATAAAAAGAAAATAGAAATATCATATAAAAAAATGGATGGAAAAATAGTAAAAAGAATTATAGATCCTGTTGGGCTTATGTTTTCTGAATTTTATTTTTATCTTTTAGCACATATTGAAAATATTGATAAAGAAAAACATTTTGATAACAAAGATGACGAATATCCTACTATTTATAGAGTTGATAGAATAGAAGATTTTGATGTTTTAAATAAAAAATTTATTCCTACCTTATATACAAATAGATTTCAAGAAGGAAAATTTAGAAAACAAGTACAGTTTATGACTGGTGGTAGATTAAGAACAATAAAATTTATCTATAAAGGAACTTCAATAGAAGCATTACTCGATAAAATTCCAACAGCAAAAGTTTTAGAAGCAAATAAAGATACTTATTTAATTTCTGCTCAAGTATTTGGAAATGGTATTGATAGATGGATATTAAGCCAAGGAAAAGATATTGAAGTTATTGAAGATAATTAA
- the fabG gene encoding 3-oxoacyl-[acyl-carrier-protein] reductase, with the protein MNRLEGKIAVVTGSARGIGRAIVEKLAAHGAKMVISCDMGESSYEQGNVVHKILNVTDREAIKTFVDEIEKEYGKIDILVNNAGITKDGLLMRMTEDQWDAVINVNLKGVFNMTQAVSRSMLKARKGSIITLSSVVGLHGNAGQTNYAATKGGVVAMSKTWAKEFGARNVRANCVAPGFIQTPMTDVLSEDTIKGMLDATPLGRLGQVEDIANAVLFLASDESSFITGEVISVSGGLML; encoded by the coding sequence ATGAATAGACTAGAAGGAAAAATCGCAGTTGTTACTGGAAGTGCAAGAGGAATAGGGAGAGCTATTGTTGAAAAACTTGCAGCACATGGTGCAAAAATGGTTATTTCTTGTGATATGGGTGAAAGTTCTTATGAACAAGGAAATGTAGTTCATAAAATTTTAAATGTTACTGATAGAGAAGCAATAAAAACATTTGTAGATGAAATAGAAAAAGAATATGGAAAAATAGATATTCTTGTAAATAATGCAGGAATTACAAAAGATGGATTATTAATGAGAATGACAGAAGATCAATGGGATGCAGTTATAAATGTAAACTTAAAAGGAGTTTTCAATATGACTCAAGCTGTATCAAGATCAATGTTAAAAGCTAGAAAAGGTTCTATTATTACTTTATCATCAGTTGTTGGATTACATGGAAATGCTGGTCAAACAAACTATGCAGCAACAAAAGGTGGAGTAGTAGCAATGTCTAAAACTTGGGCAAAAGAATTTGGTGCAAGAAATGTAAGAGCTAACTGTGTTGCTCCTGGATTTATCCAAACACCTATGACTGATGTATTATCAGAAGATACAATAAAAGGAATGTTAGATGCAACTCCTCTTGGAAGACTTGGACAAGTAGAAGATATAGCAAATGCTGTATTGTTTTTAGCAAGTGATGAATCTTCATTTATAACTGGAGAAGTAATATCTGTATCTGGTGGTTTAATGCTTTAA
- a CDS encoding acetyl-CoA C-acetyltransferase gives MSKVYVVAAKRTAIGSFLGTLSPLKPGELGAKVVENIIKETGIDPANIDEVIVGNVLSAGQAQGVGRQVAIKAGIPYEVPAYSVNIICGSGMKSVITAFSNIKAGEADLVIAGGTESMSGAGFILPGTIRGGHKMADLTMKDHMILDALTDAYHNIHMGITAENIAEKYGITREEQDAFALDSQKKAVAAVDAGKFKDEIVPVVIPNKKGDITFDTDEYPNRKTDAEKLAKLKPAFKKDGSVTAGNASGLNDGASFLLLASEEAVKKYNLKPLVEVVATGTGGVDPLIMGMGPVPAIRKALKKANLKLQDMQLIELNEAFAAQSLGVIKELCNEHGVTADWFKDKTNVNGGAIALGHPVGASGNRITVTLIHEMKKTGVEYGLASLCIGGGMGTALVLKNVK, from the coding sequence ATGAGTAAGGTTTATGTAGTTGCAGCTAAAAGAACTGCTATTGGAAGTTTTTTAGGTACTTTATCACCTTTAAAACCAGGAGAATTAGGAGCAAAAGTAGTAGAAAACATTATTAAAGAAACAGGAATAGATCCTGCTAATATTGATGAAGTTATAGTTGGAAATGTTTTAAGTGCAGGTCAAGCTCAAGGTGTTGGAAGACAAGTTGCTATAAAAGCAGGAATCCCTTATGAAGTTCCAGCTTATTCAGTAAATATAATTTGTGGAAGTGGAATGAAATCAGTTATAACAGCTTTTTCTAATATTAAAGCAGGAGAAGCAGATTTAGTAATAGCTGGAGGAACAGAATCTATGTCAGGTGCAGGTTTCATATTACCTGGAACAATAAGAGGTGGGCATAAGATGGCTGATCTTACTATGAAAGATCATATGATATTAGATGCTTTAACAGATGCTTACCATAATATCCACATGGGAATCACTGCTGAAAACATAGCAGAAAAATATGGAATAACAAGAGAAGAACAAGATGCTTTTGCATTAGATTCTCAAAAGAAAGCTGTTGCAGCTGTTGATGCTGGAAAATTTAAAGATGAAATAGTTCCAGTTGTTATCCCTAATAAAAAAGGAGATATTACATTTGATACAGATGAATATCCAAACAGAAAAACAGATGCTGAAAAATTAGCTAAATTAAAACCAGCTTTCAAAAAAGATGGTTCAGTTACTGCAGGAAATGCTTCTGGACTTAATGATGGAGCTTCATTCTTATTATTAGCTTCTGAAGAAGCAGTTAAAAAATATAATTTAAAACCATTAGTAGAAGTAGTTGCAACAGGTACAGGAGGAGTAGATCCTTTAATAATGGGTATGGGACCAGTTCCTGCAATTAGAAAAGCTTTAAAGAAAGCTAATCTAAAATTACAAGATATGCAATTAATAGAACTTAATGAAGCTTTTGCTGCTCAATCATTAGGAGTTATAAAAGAACTTTGTAATGAACATGGAGTAACTGCTGATTGGTTCAAAGATAAAACAAATGTAAATGGTGGAGCAATAGCTTTAGGACACCCAGTTGGAGCTTCTGGAAACAGAATAACTGTTACATTAATCCATGAAATGAAAAAGACTGGTGTAGAATATGGACTAGCTTCTCTATGTATAGGTGGAGGAATGGGAACTGCTCTAGTTCTTAAAAATGTAAAATAG